A single window of Drosophila suzukii chromosome 3, CBGP_Dsuzu_IsoJpt1.0, whole genome shotgun sequence DNA harbors:
- the LOC108019334 gene encoding solute carrier family 25 protein Shawn, producing MSKEDTGASSAEASPAESEIAMGRGPRPKSFIGGGGSGGGGGTGGGSTGGSGRSGTSGGNFPKSERSSREDDAVDRATDSSSTHRKLMSDPRFRIRPLQQVISACAGAMITACFMTPLDVIKTRMQSQQSPAHKCFFYSNGLMDHLFSSGPNGPELASLRPRPQFTSTWDALIKISRHEGLGALWSGLGPTLVSALPSTIIYFVAYEQFRAKYLEVYKRHWKSSPEPRQLDMEFRDTKTSLPLVVPMMSGVTARICAVTVVSPIELVRTKMQAQRQTYAQMTQFVRNVVALQGVWGLWRGLRPTILRDVPFSGIYWPIYEYLKQNLGHSSQPSFSLSFLAGVLAGSVAAIVTTPFDVVKTHEQIEFGERVIFTDSPARDFGKRSTYSRLTAIYRMHGVRGLFAGCGPRLLKVAPACAIMISTFEYSKSFFFHYNVRQHNEALLLSNPNATLVEEDEIE from the exons ATGTCGAAGGAAGACACCGGCGCATCCAGTGCGGAGGCGAGTCCAGCCGAGTCGGAGATTGCGATGGGTCGCGGACCGCGTCCAAAGTCCTTCATTGGTGGTGGAGGAAGTGGAGGTGGAGGCGGTACTGGTGGGGGCAGTACAGGTGGAAGTGGACGTAGTGGAACCTCCGGTGGCAACTTCCCTAAATCCGAAAGGAGCTCGCGAGAAGATGACGCAGTCGACCGGGCGACGGATTCCAGTTCAACGCACCGGAAACTGATGAGCGATCCGCGCTTCCGTATCCGGCCGCTGCAGCAGGTGATATCGGCCTGCGCGGGGGCCATGATCACGGCCTGCTTCATGACCCCGCTGGACGTGATCAAGACCCGCATGCAGTCGCAGCAGTCGCCGGCGCACAAGTGCTTCTTCTACTCGAATGGCCTGATGGACCACCTCTTCTCGAGCGGCCCCAACGGCCCCGAGTTGGCCAGCCTGCGGCCGAGGCCACAGTTCACCAGCACCTGGGATGCCCTGATCAAGATCAGCCGGCACGAGGGACTGGGCGCCCTGTGGTCCGGCCTGGGACCCACCCTCGTCTCCGCCCTGCCCTCCACCATCATCTACTTCGTGGCCTACGAGCAGTTCAGGGCCAAGTACCTCGAGGTGTATAAGAGGCACTGGAAGAGTAGTCCGGAACCCCGGCAGCTGGATATGGAATTCAG GGACACCAAGACGAGTCTGCCGCTGGTGGTTCCCATGATGTCAGGGGTCACGGCCCGGATTTGTGCAGTTACTGTGGTGAGTCCCATCGAGCTGGTAAGAACCAAGATGCAAGCCCAGCGGCAAACCTACGCCCAGATGACGCAGTTCGTCAGGAATGTGGTGGCTCTTCAGGGTGTTTGGGGACTGTGGCGGGGTCTGCGGCCCACGATCCTCAGGGACGTGCCTTTTTCGGGAATTTACTGGCCCATCTACGAGTACCTCAAGCAGAATCTCGGTCACAGTTCGCAGCCCTCGTTCAGTCTGAGTTTTTTGGCCGGCGTTCTGGCGGGATCGGTGGCTGCCATCGTGACCACTCCGTTCGATGTGGTCAAGACCCACGAGCAGATCGAGTTTGGAGAGAGGGTCATCTTCACGGACTCCCCGGCGAGGGACTTCGGAAAGAGGTCGACCTACAGCAGACTGACAGCCATTTACAGGATGCACGGAGTGCGGGGACTCTTCGCGGGGTGCGGACCTAGGCTTTTGAAGGTGGCCCCCGCCTGCGCCATCATGATCTCCACCTTCGAGTACAGCAAGTCCTTCTTCTTCCACTACAACGTGAGGCAGCATAACGAGGCCCTACTGTTGAGCAACCCGAATGCCACGCTGGTCGAGGAGGATGAAATTGAGTAG